The window ATACCGGAATTTTGGGTTAAGAGGATTCCAGTTCAAATTAGTAAGGAAGCTTTGAGGCATATTATTCGAATTGAATGTTTGGTTTAACGCTTCGATGTAATCCTTATTAAAAATCTTGCAGGATGAAACAGTGCATCAAAGACAGGGGAGTTGTGGCAAAATGGCAAGCAGCAAAACAAAGAAAAAAAACGGAAGCGTGAAAAGCTACGTGACCGCAGACACCCCAATAGGCGAAATTGCGTCTAATTACATAAAACCCTTGGAAGTCATGCTATCTTATGGCCTGCACTGCATCGGATGCGGGGTGTCGGCCTTTGAAACAATAGGCCAGGGGGCTGCAAGCCACGGCATGGACGAGCAGACTGTGGAGAGGCTGATATGCGACATCAACAAGGCAATAGAAATGGAAGTAAAGGAAAACAAGGAGCGCAAGAAAACAAATGGCAAAAAGGAAGATGGATGCGGCTGCAGCTCAGATGACCAGGGTAAGGTAGTTGAAATGAGCCCTGCAGCAATTGAAAAGCTCAAGGAGTATATGGAAAAAGAGGGAAAAGTTGGCTGGGGGATACGGCTGACTGCCATGAAAAACGACTTGGGCCAATACGACTACGAGCTGGATTTTGAAAAAAAAGCCGGAAAGGAAGACGAGGTTGTAAAAATTTACGGGTACGGGGGGCTTGACCTGTTTTTTGAGAGCAGGCTTCATGACATTGTGAAGGGCATTCAAATTGACTACAAAAAAAATGCTGCGGGCACAGAAACGTTCACCATGAAAAAGCATGACGGGTGCTGCAGCCGCTAAATGCTGGGATACTTAAGTGCTTGGATTGACGCTGAAAAAGTTGGTTTAATGGCAACATACGATGTTTTGGTCATAGGCGGGGGGGTTGCGGGGCTTACTGCTGCGATGTTTACATCAAGAAGGAAGCTGTCAACTGCCGTAGTCTCATTTGAGTACGGGGGCCAGACCGCAATACCAGCAGTGATAAACAACTATCCCGGCTTTGAATCCATAGGCGGAGGCGAGCTTATGGGAAGGATGAGAAAGCAGGCGCTTTCGTGCGGGGTTGAAGCAATAGATGGAAAGGTTTCCAAAATCGAAAAGTCCAAAGGAGGATTCGAAGCAACACTTTCAAACGGGGGCAGGCATTTTGCCAAAGCACTGATTCTGGCGTATGGAAAATCCCCGCGGATGCTTGGAGTGCAGGGGGAAGAAAAATACATAGGCAAGGGAGTTTATCCTAACGTGATTCACAATCCTGAACTTTACAAAGGGAAAACGGTTGCAGTAATTGGAGGGGGGAATTCGGCATTTGGAACCGCAATAGAATGTGCGCAAACAGGAAAACTTGTATATGTTGTCAATCGCTCTGAAAAGTTCAGGGGAGAGGAAACGCTACTTGAGAAAATAAAGATACTGCCAAATGTCAGGCTGCTTACAAATAAAGTTGTTGATGATGCCAAAGGGGATGAGAAGTGGCTAAGGGAGATAATTATACGCGACGTTGCAAGTGGGGCAAAAGAGACGTTGGAAGTGGATTTCATGTTTGAAAACATAGGACTTGAAGTGAAAAACGATTTTTGCGCGCACCTTGTCAGGCTCAACGAATACAAGGAAATTGAGGTTAACGGGTGCTGCGAGACTGGCGTCCCGGGGCTGTTTGCAGCTGGGGATGCGACAAACATCCCGTTCAAGCAGACGGTTATTTCAGCCGGGGAGGGGGCAAAGGCAGGCATTCAGGCATACAAGTATGTGAAGGGGGATAAAAGCAGGACAAGCCTCGATTGGACGCACTAAATTGCTTCCGATTAGGGTAAAGGGGACTTGTATGGATAAACTTATTTTTGCAACAGCTGGCATTCCACTTAGCACTCCAAACAGGAACACGATTAATGGGATAAAAAGAGTCAGGGAACTTGGACT of the Candidatus Parvarchaeota archaeon genome contains:
- a CDS encoding DUF1858 domain-containing protein; this translates as MASSKTKKKNGSVKSYVTADTPIGEIASNYIKPLEVMLSYGLHCIGCGVSAFETIGQGAASHGMDEQTVERLICDINKAIEMEVKENKERKKTNGKKEDGCGCSSDDQGKVVEMSPAAIEKLKEYMEKEGKVGWGIRLTAMKNDLGQYDYELDFEKKAGKEDEVVKIYGYGGLDLFFESRLHDIVKGIQIDYKKNAAGTETFTMKKHDGCCSR
- a CDS encoding FAD-binding protein, with the translated sequence MLGYLSAWIDAEKVGLMATYDVLVIGGGVAGLTAAMFTSRRKLSTAVVSFEYGGQTAIPAVINNYPGFESIGGGELMGRMRKQALSCGVEAIDGKVSKIEKSKGGFEATLSNGGRHFAKALILAYGKSPRMLGVQGEEKYIGKGVYPNVIHNPELYKGKTVAVIGGGNSAFGTAIECAQTGKLVYVVNRSEKFRGEETLLEKIKILPNVRLLTNKVVDDAKGDEKWLREIIIRDVASGAKETLEVDFMFENIGLEVKNDFCAHLVRLNEYKEIEVNGCCETGVPGLFAAGDATNIPFKQTVISAGEGAKAGIQAYKYVKGDKSRTSLDWTH